The following are from one region of the Sorghum bicolor cultivar BTx623 chromosome 2, Sorghum_bicolor_NCBIv3, whole genome shotgun sequence genome:
- the LOC8056188 gene encoding RING-H2 finger protein ATL48 has translation MEKGSGGSAPPPPPLHMEDFQLEGKKPVKNPFVPIGALVTAGVLTAGLVSFRYGNSRLGQKLMRARVVAQGATVALMIGSAYYYGDEIKLFKKGSSP, from the exons ATGGAGAAGGGCAGTGGAGGCagcgctccgccgccgccgccgctccacaTGGAGGACTTCCAGCTGGAGGGGAAGAAGCCCGTCAAGAACCCCTTTGTGCCCATCG GTGCACTGGTTACTGCTGGAGTTCTGACTGCTGGTCTGGTCAGTTTCCGATATGGGAACTCTCGGCTGGGTCAGAAACTGATGAGGGCACGTGTAGTTGCTCAAGGCGCTACAGTTGCTCTGATGATAGGCAGTGCTTACTACTACGGCGATGAAATCAAGCTGTTCAAGAAAGGGTCAAGCCCATGA